A genome region from Blautia coccoides includes the following:
- a CDS encoding plasmid segregation centromere-binding protein ParR: MSRPVFSFRPNLNNLEHNRAWEILCSVPEGQKNQYLVEAILKKEDGKWLAKMVREAVRDGLKSGGAEPFMKQEAEEIPDQMMEFLFQMEQE, encoded by the coding sequence GTGAGCCGCCCCGTTTTTTCGTTCCGTCCAAACCTAAATAATCTGGAGCATAACCGGGCATGGGAGATCTTATGCAGTGTTCCGGAAGGACAGAAGAATCAGTATCTCGTGGAAGCTATCTTGAAAAAAGAGGATGGGAAATGGCTGGCAAAAATGGTGAGGGAAGCTGTTCGGGATGGGCTCAAAAGTGGCGGCGCGGAACCTTTTATGAAGCAGGAAGCGGAAGAGATTCCAGATCAGATGATGGAATTTCTCTTTCAGATGGAACAGGAGTGA
- a CDS encoding IS110 family transposase: MYNAVGIDVSKGKSTVAVLQPGGTVIRKPFDVSHTSQNLIELAHYLGSLEGLTKIVMECTGRYHEPMLKALYEAGLFVSVVNPHLIKNFGNNSLRKVKSDPADARRIARYTLDNWAELRQYSGMDNTRTQLKTLNSQFSFFMKQKVAAKANLIALLDNTYPGVNKLFDSPPREDGSEKWVDYTYSFWHVDCVRKIGLKTFTERYKAFCKKHHYIFQPDKPEKLFNASKELVAVFPKEKTYKLSIQQSIQQLNLASGHVERLRQEMNALASTLPEYSTVMGMYGVGKTYGPQLIAEIGDVSRFTHREALTAFAGVDPGVDESGQHKSKSNRASKVGSARLRKTLFQIMTTLLQNAPEDDPVYRFLDKKRAQGKPYYVYMTAGANKFLRIYYGKVKECLRNLEQAE; this comes from the coding sequence ATGTACAACGCAGTAGGGATTGATGTTTCAAAAGGCAAGAGCACCGTCGCAGTCCTGCAGCCTGGCGGCACTGTAATCCGCAAACCTTTCGATGTTTCCCATACTTCCCAGAATCTCATTGAACTTGCACATTACCTTGGTTCATTAGAGGGCCTAACCAAAATCGTTATGGAATGTACGGGCAGATACCATGAGCCCATGCTTAAGGCTCTGTACGAAGCCGGATTATTCGTTTCCGTTGTGAATCCCCACCTGATCAAAAACTTCGGCAACAACTCCCTGCGCAAGGTCAAATCTGACCCGGCAGATGCCCGCAGGATTGCACGCTATACTCTTGACAACTGGGCAGAATTGCGCCAATATTCAGGTATGGACAATACACGTACTCAGTTAAAAACTTTAAACTCTCAATTCAGCTTCTTTATGAAGCAGAAGGTTGCCGCAAAAGCAAACCTGATTGCACTGTTGGATAATACTTATCCCGGTGTAAACAAACTCTTTGACAGCCCGCCCCGTGAGGACGGAAGCGAAAAATGGGTTGATTATACTTATTCTTTCTGGCATGTGGACTGTGTCCGCAAGATTGGGTTAAAAACCTTTACAGAGCGCTACAAGGCTTTCTGCAAGAAACACCACTACATCTTCCAGCCGGACAAGCCCGAAAAACTGTTCAATGCCTCAAAGGAATTGGTTGCTGTCTTTCCAAAAGAGAAGACCTATAAGCTGTCGATCCAGCAAAGCATCCAGCAGTTAAACCTTGCTTCCGGACATGTGGAACGTCTCCGTCAGGAAATGAATGCGCTGGCATCCACCCTTCCTGAATACAGCACCGTGATGGGCATGTATGGCGTTGGGAAGACTTATGGCCCGCAGCTCATCGCTGAGATTGGCGACGTGTCCAGATTTACCCACAGGGAAGCACTGACCGCCTTTGCAGGCGTTGACCCCGGCGTGGATGAGTCCGGCCAGCACAAGTCCAAGAGCAACAGGGCTTCAAAAGTTGGCTCTGCCAGGCTGCGCAAGACCTTATTTCAGATCATGACGACCCTGCTCCAGAATGCCCCTGAGGACGATCCGGTATATCGTTTTCTTGATAAAAAGCGGGCACAGGGAAAGCCTTACTATGTCTACATGACCGCCGGAGCGAATAAGTTCCTCCGCATTTATTATGGCAAGGTCAAAGAGTGCCTGCGGAACTTGGAGCAGGCAGAGTAA
- a CDS encoding GNAT family N-acetyltransferase: MTFREIDKTNYWDCMALTVDDNQVKFVADNKLSLVEAAYEDGLYTLGIYHDETMVGFVLYDYDDMLPDWSMSRFMIGKQFQGKGYGKRAVLEFLEYFKNKHNADKLYISVSLENTVARKMYASVGFQEIKEIEYTFLDMQFKEMQMVKEV, encoded by the coding sequence ATGACATTTCGGGAAATAGACAAAACCAATTACTGGGATTGTATGGCATTGACCGTTGATGATAATCAGGTGAAATTTGTTGCAGATAACAAGCTGTCTCTGGTAGAAGCGGCTTACGAGGATGGCCTTTACACCCTGGGAATCTACCACGATGAAACGATGGTTGGCTTTGTGCTCTACGACTATGATGATATGTTACCCGACTGGTCTATGAGCCGCTTTATGATTGGAAAGCAGTTTCAGGGAAAAGGTTATGGAAAGCGAGCTGTGCTGGAATTTCTGGAGTATTTTAAGAACAAGCATAATGCGGACAAACTGTATATCAGTGTGTCTTTGGAAAACACAGTTGCACGCAAAATGTATGCTTCCGTCGGCTTTCAGGAAATCAAAGAGATTGAGTATACATTCTTGGATATGCAATTCAAAGAAATGCAGATGGTAAAGGAAGTGTAG
- a CDS encoding acyltransferase domain-containing protein: MRLHELYHLIGLQDEIIQKLRVICGEIHLSQMDEYLDKLIDGKTAAQSYEELKTVLAENEDNLKMLYCQLECARRVFDQYQKKSIPQIVYMETMKCFTRFIDECKRKNGRMFFDRGWWTYRQLSMKIFRIGELEYEFKEYEGENVIGIHVPSDSNLSKEAVDNSLKQANIFFHTYYGSYPYKKYTCSSWLLSPALEPLLSEQSNILSFQKRFEIIHEEKEDREYIEWLFQVPVNTDNESLPAETSLQKRVKELLLNGGTVGCAYGILNFL; the protein is encoded by the coding sequence ATGAGATTGCATGAGCTATATCATTTAATCGGTTTGCAGGATGAAATAATTCAAAAATTAAGAGTTATTTGTGGGGAAATTCATTTAAGCCAGATGGATGAATATTTGGATAAATTGATAGATGGAAAAACAGCAGCGCAGTCCTACGAGGAATTAAAGACAGTATTGGCCGAAAATGAGGATAATTTAAAAATGCTGTATTGCCAATTAGAATGTGCCAGGCGGGTGTTTGACCAGTATCAGAAAAAAAGTATACCCCAAATAGTTTATATGGAAACCATGAAATGTTTTACGAGATTTATTGATGAGTGTAAAAGAAAAAATGGAAGAATGTTTTTTGATCGAGGATGGTGGACTTACCGTCAGCTTAGCATGAAAATATTTCGCATTGGTGAGTTGGAGTATGAATTTAAAGAGTACGAAGGAGAGAATGTTATAGGGATTCATGTGCCGTCAGATTCGAATTTATCTAAGGAGGCTGTTGATAATTCGTTGAAGCAGGCTAACATATTTTTTCACACTTACTATGGCAGTTATCCATATAAAAAATATACCTGCAGTTCATGGTTATTATCCCCGGCATTAGAACCGCTGTTGTCGGAACAATCAAATATACTATCTTTTCAGAAACGTTTTGAAATTATCCATGAGGAGAAAGAGGATAGAGAATATATCGAATGGCTGTTTCAGGTTCCGGTGAATACCGATAATGAAAGCCTGCCAGCAGAAACTAGTTTGCAAAAAAGAGTTAAGGAACTGCTTCTTAATGGAGGAACAGTTGGTTGTGCATACGGTATATTAAATTTCCTGTAG
- a CDS encoding GNAT family N-acetyltransferase, translating to MLHCGTQRLETERLILRRFTKEDAVAMYKNWASDDEVTKYLTWPTHSNIDVSKFVLEEWVNSYSDVKYYQWAIVLKENGDEPIGSISVVKTNEDVSMVHIGYCIGRTWWKKGITSEAMKAVMDFFFDKVNVNRIEARHDPRNPNSGKVMMKCGMKYEGILRSSDRNNQGICDASYYSMLKSER from the coding sequence ATGCTACATTGTGGAACACAAAGATTAGAAACTGAACGATTGATTTTAAGAAGATTCACTAAGGAAGATGCGGTTGCCATGTACAAAAACTGGGCATCCGATGACGAGGTGACAAAATATTTAACATGGCCCACACATTCCAATATTGATGTTAGTAAGTTTGTACTAGAAGAATGGGTAAACTCCTATTCTGATGTAAAGTATTATCAGTGGGCGATTGTTCTAAAAGAAAATGGCGATGAACCTATTGGCTCCATTAGCGTTGTCAAAACGAATGAAGATGTTTCTATGGTACATATCGGATATTGTATTGGAAGAACATGGTGGAAAAAGGGAATCACTTCTGAGGCAATGAAAGCGGTTATGGACTTCTTTTTTGACAAGGTAAATGTAAATCGTATCGAAGCAAGACATGACCCAAGAAATCCAAATTCCGGCAAAGTAATGATGAAATGCGGAATGAAGTATGAAGGAATTCTGCGTAGTTCCGATCGAAACAATCAAGGGATATGCGATGCCAGTTATTATTCAATGTTAAAGTCGGAACGGTAA
- a CDS encoding DUF5720 family protein yields the protein MHISIHELLAVATESEGIQAAKGDAMLCEKRFEKATRHMVEFILLKKNARLGEKGEYHRYFLTIEEYKEVVQMEQEKSVRIQRHALIIEGNLHFIPPPAVSRGGGR from the coding sequence ATGCATATCAGTATCCATGAATTACTGGCAGTAGCAACAGAGTCCGAAGGGATACAGGCAGCCAAAGGGGATGCCATGCTGTGTGAGAAACGGTTTGAAAAGGCAACCCGTCACATGGTGGAATTTATCCTTCTGAAAAAGAATGCCAGACTCGGAGAAAAAGGAGAGTACCACAGATACTTTTTGACAATTGAGGAATACAAAGAAGTGGTACAGATGGAGCAGGAAAAGAGTGTCCGCATTCAGAGACACGCCCTGATCATTGAAGGGAACCTGCACTTCATTCCGCCTCCGGCAGTCAGTCGGGGCGGGGGAAGGTAA
- a CDS encoding DUF3784 domain-containing protein: MEKITLLHSYHYEKVSPSDKKAFCKISGWGVIIIGIGLLVTAIIIGITDSALSFIAFALGFVVGLALLLYAGAKYNR, encoded by the coding sequence GTGGAAAAAATCACTTTACTTCATAGTTATCATTATGAAAAAGTGTCTCCAAGTGATAAAAAGGCTTTTTGTAAAATATCAGGTTGGGGTGTTATCATTATTGGAATTGGTCTTTTGGTGACTGCTATAATAATCGGTATAACAGATTCAGCATTAAGTTTTATCGCTTTTGCATTGGGATTTGTTGTGGGATTGGCGTTGCTGCTTTATGCAGGAGCAAAATATAACCGCTAA
- a CDS encoding transglycosylase domain-containing protein: MTEKPINERVEEIRGVEGFTSYSELPQFYIDATISVEDHRFAKHCGIDLIAIGRAAWTDIRAISFVEGGSTITQQLAKNMLFTQDKKIERKAAEVFAALDMESKYTKEEIFELYANTVYFGG, translated from the coding sequence GTGACAGAAAAGCCAATCAATGAGCGTGTGGAAGAAATCCGTGGCGTGGAAGGGTTTACATCTTATTCCGAACTGCCGCAGTTTTACATAGATGCCACGATATCCGTGGAGGATCACAGGTTTGCAAAACACTGTGGAATAGATTTGATTGCGATTGGACGTGCGGCATGGACAGATATAAGGGCGATATCATTTGTGGAAGGAGGAAGCACTATCACACAGCAGCTTGCGAAGAACATGCTTTTTACACAGGATAAAAAGATTGAGCGAAAAGCGGCAGAGGTTTTTGCGGCATTGGACATGGAATCGAAATATACTAAGGAAGAGATCTTTGAGTTATATGCAAATACAGTTTATTTTGGTGGTTAA
- a CDS encoding HAD family hydrolase — translation MLQEISIICRQSRCQAKANEINREFGRFDPEKRHLFQIEIPNTMFTPYLYESQGIEIALNNSEIDTVFWDAAAPRMPTKGIKDFLVYLKNKGIRTGVISNICYAPSVVAERINRLLPENAFEFIITSSNYIFRKPNKRIFDLALEKTEL, via the coding sequence ATGCTACAAGAAATAAGTATCATTTGTCGGCAGAGCAGGTGCCAAGCTAAAGCAAATGAAATCAATCGGGAATTCGGGAGATTTGATCCTGAGAAAAGACACTTATTTCAGATAGAGATACCCAATACAATGTTTACGCCCTATCTTTATGAATCGCAGGGAATAGAGATTGCATTAAACAACTCTGAAATTGATACAGTATTTTGGGATGCCGCTGCTCCGAGAATGCCGACAAAGGGTATAAAAGATTTTTTGGTATATTTGAAAAACAAAGGTATCCGCACAGGCGTAATCAGTAATATTTGTTATGCTCCCTCTGTGGTTGCAGAGCGTATCAACAGACTGCTCCCGGAAAATGCTTTTGAATTTATCATTACCTCAAGCAATTATATCTTCCGCAAACCAAACAAAAGGATATTCGATTTGGCTTTGGAGAAAACTGAATTATAG
- a CDS encoding ParM/StbA family protein, with protein MVIGIDHGYYAIKTRQVCFPTGITRYEYEPYTMQNVLQYQGNYYVCGTGRQTLVKDKTASDNYYLLTMAALAQEIRKRKGEKMTKVVLAAGLPLAGFGREKQHFREYLFRKEQPLRFLYEGERYEIQIEDVKLFPQGYSALALYPEYLKDEPSVLLIDIGGWTVDLMRLDNAVPNAATCRGLEVGVIRCKDEISEQVRRSTGMSVTDIQIERVLNGKSCSIPEEVVSVIQYQGRVYIEKILSAITEAGFDLRVIPSVFMGGGSVILKHRVTTNDRLCRPIYLTDVHANAAGYERIVGQMRAL; from the coding sequence ATGGTGATAGGAATCGACCACGGATATTATGCCATTAAGACAAGGCAGGTGTGTTTTCCTACCGGGATCACACGGTATGAGTATGAGCCGTATACCATGCAGAATGTTCTCCAATACCAAGGAAATTATTATGTCTGCGGTACCGGACGCCAGACTCTGGTAAAAGATAAAACCGCCAGTGATAATTATTATCTTTTGACAATGGCAGCACTGGCGCAGGAGATCCGGAAACGGAAAGGCGAAAAAATGACAAAGGTTGTTCTTGCTGCAGGACTTCCGCTGGCAGGATTCGGCAGGGAAAAACAGCATTTCCGGGAGTATCTGTTCCGGAAAGAGCAACCATTACGTTTTCTATATGAAGGGGAGCGTTATGAGATCCAGATTGAAGATGTGAAACTGTTTCCGCAGGGGTACTCGGCGCTGGCTCTATACCCAGAATATCTCAAGGATGAACCATCTGTGTTGCTGATCGACATCGGCGGGTGGACGGTGGATCTGATGAGATTAGATAATGCTGTTCCCAATGCGGCAACCTGCAGGGGTCTGGAGGTGGGTGTCATCCGGTGCAAGGATGAGATCTCGGAGCAGGTGAGAAGAAGCACTGGAATGTCTGTGACGGATATCCAAATTGAGCGTGTCTTAAACGGAAAGTCCTGCAGTATACCGGAAGAGGTCGTGTCTGTGATTCAGTATCAGGGGCGGGTATATATCGAGAAGATTCTGTCTGCGATTACAGAGGCAGGCTTTGATCTGCGGGTGATTCCGTCCGTCTTTATGGGCGGAGGCTCCGTCATTCTAAAGCACCGTGTGACCACAAATGACCGCCTGTGCCGCCCAATCTACCTAACGGACGTCCATGCCAACGCAGCCGGATATGAGCGGATTGTGGGGCAAATGAGGGCGCTGTGA